The sequence tcctcttttataagactccactcagaagggattagaattTGGACTCACACTACTCCCGTATGACTTCTTTACCTTAAttaataacatctgcaaagaaaaactctattttcccaaacaaggtcacattcactgggTGTAaggattagtattttttttttttttttggtggtggggaggggagacaATTAAATTCATAACAACTTGCTTCTTGGAATTCCCTTCATCTCTCCTCTACCTGGCTAATTTCTGCATATCTAAAATTAGtcttaaacccaaaaaaaccaaacccagtgctgtcaagtcgattccgactcatagcgaccctataggacagagtagaactgccccatagagtttccaaggagcccctggtggattagaactgccaaccctttggttagcagccgtagcaacttaaccactatgccaccagggtttcctaaaattaGTCTTAGGGTAAGCTGATTATTGGAACAATCAATTGCCAAATCCAGTGGCCTGACACGATAAGGTTTGTTTCTCACTCATGTAGCCCTTCCCCAGATGATTCAGGGATCCAGGTCCCTTACCTCTAGCAACTCTGTCCATCCTGGAGTCTTCTAATCTTCTTCTGTATCCTTTGCACCTGGCTGCAAACCTGTAAGGCATAAATACAGATAGGATTTTCAGTTCCTGTAAGGAAGTGTCCAAATGAGTAATTCTGTTTTGGACAGGGTATATTTAAAATGATGACAGGACACCAAAAGGTCTTGGGTTAAGCATAGAGATTGTTAGCTTATGACTCTATCTAAAGTATGTATTGCCCTATTCTTCCCTCTCTGTACTGTGCCTTCTTGAATTTAGAGGTGGTCTGTTTAAAAAAGCTCAATGacaattatttttaagaaaaagaatgctGAGGGGAGAAAATACTATTTAACATCTCTACTGAGGACCTTATGACATAGCAGGGTATAAACTGGAGCTTAAAGTGTGATTTGTTAAAAATTGGGATGCATTCCTTAGGACAAACAAATTACGGCACACAATATCCAAACTTCCCTCACTGTTGAAGAGGTCTTATCAACTATCTTCCAGTCCCAAATTCCACTGCTACAGTGAGGTCTGTTCAAGAGGAACAGGACATATAAGTTGCAGTGAAAGCACTCGCTTTTATGCAAGTCATAAGGGAGAGGTTCTCTTTTAAAGTATCTAGGATTATCCTGGATACAGTTATTCTGAAAGATAATACAGCCTAATGTCTTCCTCTATGTTAAATCTTTACAAAATTGAATTCCCGAAACAGCTATAAAATTCTGCATCTGATAAGAGttcatttgtttttccagttaagctgaaaccaaacccactgccctccagtccattccaactcatagcaaccctaccggacagagaagaactgccctaaccaaggctgtaatctttaaacaAGAAGACTTGCCACATCTTACTCTGGTGGAGCGGCGGGTGTGTTCCAACCGCaggcttcttggttagcagccgagcgctttaaccactgcaccactagagctccttttTTCCAGTTAGGGCATAATTCTTAATTGGTCGTACAAAATCTAATATGCTTATGGGGTTCCATTCTACCAGCTATTCAAAGAGTGGAATTCAGACTAGCAAACGGATGGGAATCCTAATTCCAGAGTTTCAGACTCGATCCTTCattggggtggggaggagccTCGGGCGGGGCCTCCCGGAGAGGAAGGAGGCGTTGTTAGAAAGCCTCGGGACCAGTACCTGGTTGGCTGTCACTACTCGAATTAAGCCCTGTAGTATTGGGTGTGCGAGGACTATGGTCTATGGGTAGCGTTCTCAATGAGAATAACTGGCATTTGGGTGGAATCTGCAGCCAGAGGCGGCTTGTCTTCCTGGACTGCCAAAAACTGCGAGCGCCACAGAGACGGTTGTCGCTATAGGGAGCCGGCAGAagcactgctgtctctgagatcaAGCTGTGCCGAGAGGTCCGACTAGTCCCGGTGTTCTAGTGAGAAGTGGAAAGAAACGGAGAGAGAAGTACTGGGAGCCACACAGCTCGCACGGGTTTGAAACCGGGAGAAACAGCCCTGTCTAATCGCTTTCTCAGCCGCGGCCAAGCCAGTGCGGGACTTATTGAGTATTCTCTACCTTCCGTCCTCGGACGGGAGCCTGACAACTCTTGGAGAACTCTCCCAGTTAGAAGGCGAGATCCCTACAACTACCCTCTCCTTTGCTCTCCCACTCACCGCAGGGACCGGACGACAGCCACCCTACTTCTGCGGACCGGTCGGAGGGCGAGGGCAGGCGCTGACCAGCACCGCCCCCTCGAGACCCAGGAGGTGGAGATCCCCCAGGTCCAGCCAAATTCAACTCCCATTTTCTCCTCCCCTTGTTCCTATATTCCCGACAccccctcctccttcctttttccctcctcccttgtgtcggaggaggaggagaaaagtggagaCCCGGTCGTCATGACTGAGCCGAAGGCAAAGGATCCTCGGGCTCCTCACGTGGCGGGCGGCGCGCCCTCCCCAACCCAGGTTAGATCCCCCCTGCTGGGTCGCTCCGATGCTGGCCCCTTCCAGGAGAGCCAGACCTCGGACGACCCGCCGGTAGCCTCGGCAATACCCATCTCCCTGGACGGGCTGCTCTTCCCTCAGCCCTGCCAGGGACAAAACCCCCCCGAAGCGAGCACGCCGAACCAGCAGCCGCTGTCGGACGTGGAGGACCCATATCCCGGAGCGGAAGCCGCAGGGGGTGCTGGAGGACGCAGCTCTAGACCCCCCAAAAAGGACAGTGGGCTGCTGGACAGCGTCTTAGACACGTTGCTGGCGACCCCCGGTCCTGGACACAGCCACGCCAGCCCTCCTGCCTGCGAGGCAACCAGCCCTTGGTGCATGTTTAGCCCTGAGCTTCCCGAAGACCCTCGTGCTGCTCCCGCCACCCAGGGGGCGTTGCCTTTGCTCATGAGTCGGCCCGGGGGCAAGGTTGGCGACCACTCAGGGGCGGCGGCACCCCACAAGGTGATGCACAGGGAGCTGTCGCCGTCCCAGCAGCTGCTGCCTCCGACTCCTGGGGGCCCTCAGTGGCCCGGGGCCCCTGTGAAGCCGTCTCCGCAGCCTTCTATGGTGGAGGCCGAGGAGGAGGATGGCTCCGAGTCCCAGGGCTCCGCGAGTCCGCTTCTGAAAGGCAAACCCCGGGCTCTGGGAAGCACAGCGGCCGGAGGAGGAGCCGCGGCCACTGCGCCTGGGGCGACCGCAGGAAGCGTCGCCCTCGTACCCAAGGAAGATTCCCGCTTTTTGGCGTCCAGGGTCACCCTGGCGGAGCAGGATGCGCCGGCGGCGCCCGCGCGCTCCCCGATGGCCACCACGGTGGTGGATTTCATCCACGTGCCCATCGTGCCGCTCAACCCGGCCTTCCTGGCAGCCCGCACTCGGACCCGGCAGTTGCTGGAGGGGGAGAGCTACGACAGCGGGGCCGCGGTCGCCAGCGCCTTCGTCCCGCCAAGGGGCTCGCCCTCGGCCTCGTCCACCCCCGGCGCCGGCGTCGACTTCCCCGACTGCGCATACCCGCCGGACGCTGAGCCCAAGGGTGACGTTTTCCCGCTCTACGGCGACTTTCAGCCGCCAGCCCTGAAGatcaaggaggaggaagaaggagccGAGGCCGCCTTGCGCCCCCCGCGTCCCTACCTGGTGGCCGGTTCCCAAGCCTCCGCCTTCCCGGATTTCCAGCTGGCGCCACCGCCGCCGCCTCTGCCGCCGCCGCGAGCACCGTCGTCCAGACCCGCGGAAGCGCTGTTGGCGGCCACGGCCGCCAGTGCCTCCATCTCGTCTGCGTCCTCGTCGGGGTCGACCCTAGAGTGCATCCTGTACAAAGCGGAGGGCGCGCCGCCCCAGCAGAGTCCGTTCGCGACGCCGCCCTGCAAGGCGCCTGGCGCTGGCGTCTGCCTGCACCCGCGAGACGGCTTGCCCTCCACCTCGGCCGCCTCAGCCGCCGTCGCCGCCGCCGGGGCGGTCCCCGCGCTCTATCCGCCGCTCGGCCTCAACGGGATCCCGCAGCTCGGCTACCAGGCCGCTGTGCTCAAGGAGGGCCTTCCGCAGGTGTACCCGCCATATCTCAACTACCTGAGGTGAGGGCCCGGGGCGGGCGCGCGCTGGCAAGTCGCGTGTGTAGAGGTCCCGCCCGCTTGCCGCTGCCTGCGGGGATCCGCCACGCTACGCTCCATCTCCCTGGGGTACCCGCGAGGGAGTGGGCGGCCGGGGCGCGGCACGCGCGGGCAGCTTGCCTCCCTTCTTACCTCGTCCCTTCACTCTTTTGGGGGATAAACAGGGGGCTCAGGATATGCCAGTTTGGGAATGTGCATCCCCGGAAGCATTTTAAACTTACAAATCTAAGAGATCTCGAAGCAGGACCAGCCCTGATTTAAAATGTGCCGCGTCACGCTAGGTCCCCTGTAGCCTCGCTGAGCAGAAAGGACGCTGAAATTTGGAGGCTTTATGAAATGCGTCATTTCTTAGAAGGACTTTTACGGGGAATGCCTGTCTTGGAGAGCAGTTAAGGCACCGTTCCGCCGGGAGGGGTGGGACTTGATGGAAGGTGACCAGCCAGAACCGAAAGCAGAACCGTTTTAGGGGTTTGGAAACTTAACAGCTCAATTTGCaagattaaaattaatttaagtgTAAGATGTTTAAATTGTGGATTTAAGTACCAATCCTGCAGTGCACCGTATTCTAATATTGTTTCGGATTTCCTACAAATTTCTGTCGtagtttttcaaaaatattttcggTTACACTCTGAAGTaatagatttaaaagaaaaaagaatgctcGGTTTGGAGTTTTATGTGCTGTGAATAGGCAGGCAAAACAGTGTCAGTGCACTGAACAATACTTGAATTTAAAATGACAAACATATACTTGTTGAAGTAAACAGTCATTACAAGACTGAGTTTTaaaaactcagaaggaaagcatgTTATGTAGGATTGAATTGTTAAAGCATGACCATGTTTACTGTTATCCATAGTACAGGAAAGGCATAGCATTTCATTTGTCAAAGTCTAAATTGCTTTTATATAAGGAGTTTtgtagaaagatttttttttcctaaaccaaTGGACTTTAGTTTCCCCAAGCAGAAAATTATGcacttattatttattattcttttatattGGGTGTTACTGATGAATGGCTAATAATCTGGGAGTCTGGCGAATCCATTACAGGGAGTCCATTACACCGAATTTAGTTTGCATGTCTTCCAAGTATGTATATATACtcctctgtttttttaaaaatccccttTGAATGCTGGATTAAGAAACCGTTAGTATTAGATAGTGGCACtcctaaaaataaatcaagtactTTGTTTTGCATTTCAAGGACGGATTCAGAAGCCAGCCAGAGCCCACAGTACAGCTTCGAGTCATTACCTCAGAAAATTTGTTTAATCTGTGGGGATGAAGCCTCAGGCTGTCATTATGGCGTCCTTACCTGTGGGAGCTGTAAGGTCTTCTTTAAAAGGGCGATGGAAGGTAGGCTTTTTCCTCCTGATCCTTTACTGTTGGTCAAATTGTGAGTGGAAACCACctagtattttatagattttaattATCCCTGTTTCTTCTAAGAAACGGCGGTATTTCTCTATAACTTAAAATACGTGATGATGTTTTAACAGTGTGTTTATGTTCATATTAGTTAAAATTGAAAATGGTTAGAAATAATTGCAAATATTGAACTAACACTTTGAGTATTAGACACAAATCATAATAATCTCAGGAACGGTGCTACTCTTGTTAATTATTACATTAAAAACTTAGTTTACGCTAATTGTCTttttgatatttctattatattcACAAAGCATTTTAAACTTTTgatcaaaagaaaaatgttaaaagtAGTTGaaattgtatatatgtatacacgtgTATGTATATCTAGATATACATATCTAGAATTCAGTTACAATTTTCTACATGATTTTGTCTCTTCCCCACATGCATATTTATGTAATACTTATATAATGGtaattctaaacaaaattttttaattcctttattgcTTAGCATATTTTTGTAAGTGTctaagaggaaatggataaaaagTTTGAAGCAAATGAAAAATGTGGACATCACagtaatataatttataaagaagTATTTTGTTTAAGTAAAACTTTTACTTTTCAAAATCATTTAAGGTATATATTTATCTAATGATTTTGGATTGACTTGTATAGTATGTTTCAGACTTTAACtttcatagaaaatatttttgaatttctCTTTGTACCTACACCGAACTCTAAGCAGCCAAACATTTATGTTAaaagatgacatatttaaagatgacttcacaTTTGAATTCTAGCAATAAATGTATCTTATAAGCAGCTGCAATGGAGTTTAGGGTTCCCTCTAGAGTGGCGAGATCAATCCTAGATGAAGAGCGAACCATCTGAATGTCTGCTTTCATGCTCCCTGTTTCAGAGTTTTCTGATTTTAAGATGCTCACTAAATGCCTGGGGAAGTGATTCAGTAAAGCACAGGAGGTTTGTGTGGCTTATGAGTTTGTGTGTTTGGGGAAAAGAGGGAGGTGGTCACAGGTTAGAATGTGTTGGAGAAAACTTCATGAAAGATAATGACTTTATTTGGTTGTTAAAGGATAAGTTAGATACAGATGATAGAGATACATACATTGGGAAGTGCTTCTAAATATATGTATTTGAAGAGTGAAGAGAATAGACTGACTAGAGTTGAATATTCATGTTAGGAAATTGTGAGATTTAAAGGTCATAAAGTTAGTTTGCTAATGTTTGGGtgaaatggaagagaattgactTAAGAGAATAAAGGGTAGGTTCTGATAGTTTTCAGGAATGAGAAAGATGAGTGGAAGGACTTTTTATATTTGGAGAGAAATACCAGGTTTGAAAACTTAAAGTAGTACTTTGTGATAAGCTGGTTCAAGGTAGAACTATGTGTTGGTGCCATTATGGCCAGCAGTTGAAAGCCAAGAATCAACAAGGATATTAATGTTATCAAAGGATAATAGtaattgttcttgttagttgtcattgagtcggcccccaactcatggcaaccctatactcaaggggatcagaccattgtgatccacagggttttcagtggttgatttttctgcaggcatttcttcctagtgtgtcttagtctggaagctctgctgaaatacaAAATGGCATGTTTAAGTGCTCTCCGTGTTCCAGTGActattttaagtgttttaatTCATTCAATCCTTCTAATATAGatattagaaagaaaggcctggcaatctacttctgaaaaccagtaacaaaaactctatgaatcagaacagtCTGATTCCATCATACacggggtcacagtgagtcagtgGCCAATATGACGGCTGCTAACACCAGTAATGTAGATACTATGGTTAttctcattttgcaaatgagggaACTTAGGCCCAAAGACGTTAATGTGCGTTAACACAGTTAGGAAGTAGTAGAGCCAGAATTCATACCTCGATGGTGTGACTCCAGAGTTCATGCTCTCAACCACTATACTTCCTTCCTGACAACAGCAAATGAGGCTTAAGTATCAAAGAAAAATTGGAGAAGACTGGAGGAAAAAATGTGAGCCAAATGATGAAGTGTCTAAGAAGGTATAAGTGAATTCTACAGGAGAATGTAAGAGTAGGGGTGATTACAAGTATGTGATATAGTCACATAGTCAG comes from Elephas maximus indicus isolate mEleMax1 chromosome 7, mEleMax1 primary haplotype, whole genome shotgun sequence and encodes:
- the PGR gene encoding progesterone receptor isoform X2, which produces MTEPKAKDPRAPHVAGGAPSPTQVRSPLLGRSDAGPFQESQTSDDPPVASAIPISLDGLLFPQPCQGQNPPEASTPNQQPLSDVEDPYPGAEAAGGAGGRSSRPPKKDSGLLDSVLDTLLATPGPGHSHASPPACEATSPWCMFSPELPEDPRAAPATQGALPLLMSRPGGKVGDHSGAAAPHKVMHRELSPSQQLLPPTPGGPQWPGAPVKPSPQPSMVEAEEEDGSESQGSASPLLKGKPRALGSTAAGGGAAATAPGATAGSVALVPKEDSRFLASRVTLAEQDAPAAPARSPMATTVVDFIHVPIVPLNPAFLAARTRTRQLLEGESYDSGAAVASAFVPPRGSPSASSTPGAGVDFPDCAYPPDAEPKGDVFPLYGDFQPPALKIKEEEEGAEAALRPPRPYLVAGSQASAFPDFQLAPPPPPLPPPRAPSSRPAEALLAATAASASISSASSSGSTLECILYKAEGAPPQQSPFATPPCKAPGAGVCLHPRDGLPSTSAASAAVAAAGAVPALYPPLGLNGIPQLGYQAAVLKEGLPQVYPPYLNYLRTDSEASQSPQYSFESLPQKICLICGDEASGCHYGVLTCGSCKVFFKRAMEGQHNYLCAGRNDCIVDKIRRKNCPACRLRKCCQAGMVLGGFRNLHIDDQITLIQYSWMSLMVFGLGWRSYKHVSGQMLYFAPDLILNEQRMKESSFYPLCLTMWQIPQEFVKLQVSQEEFLCMKVLLLLNTIPLEGLRSQNQFEEMRSSYIRELIKAIGLRQKGVVSSSQRFYQLTKLLDNLHDLVKQLHLYCLNTFIQSRALCVEFPEMMSEVIAAQLPKILAGMVKPLLFHKK
- the PGR gene encoding progesterone receptor isoform X1 gives rise to the protein MTEPKAKDPRAPHVAGGAPSPTQVRSPLLGRSDAGPFQESQTSDDPPVASAIPISLDGLLFPQPCQGQNPPEASTPNQQPLSDVEDPYPGAEAAGGAGGRSSRPPKKDSGLLDSVLDTLLATPGPGHSHASPPACEATSPWCMFSPELPEDPRAAPATQGALPLLMSRPGGKVGDHSGAAAPHKVMHRELSPSQQLLPPTPGGPQWPGAPVKPSPQPSMVEAEEEDGSESQGSASPLLKGKPRALGSTAAGGGAAATAPGATAGSVALVPKEDSRFLASRVTLAEQDAPAAPARSPMATTVVDFIHVPIVPLNPAFLAARTRTRQLLEGESYDSGAAVASAFVPPRGSPSASSTPGAGVDFPDCAYPPDAEPKGDVFPLYGDFQPPALKIKEEEEGAEAALRPPRPYLVAGSQASAFPDFQLAPPPPPLPPPRAPSSRPAEALLAATAASASISSASSSGSTLECILYKAEGAPPQQSPFATPPCKAPGAGVCLHPRDGLPSTSAASAAVAAAGAVPALYPPLGLNGIPQLGYQAAVLKEGLPQVYPPYLNYLRTDSEASQSPQYSFESLPQKICLICGDEASGCHYGVLTCGSCKVFFKRAMEGQHNYLCAGRNDCIVDKIRRKNCPACRLRKCCQAGMVLGGRKFKKFNKVRVMRALDAVALPQPVGMPNESQTLSQRITFSPSQELQFVPPLINLLVSIEPDMIYAGHDNTKPDTSSSLLTSLNQLAERQLLSVVKWSKSLPGFRNLHIDDQITLIQYSWMSLMVFGLGWRSYKHVSGQMLYFAPDLILNEQRMKESSFYPLCLTMWQIPQEFVKLQVSQEEFLCMKVLLLLNTIPLEGLRSQNQFEEMRSSYIRELIKAIGLRQKGVVSSSQRFYQLTKLLDNLHDLVKQLHLYCLNTFIQSRALCVEFPEMMSEVIAAQLPKILAGMVKPLLFHKK